One Planktothrix sp. FACHB-1365 genomic window carries:
- a CDS encoding valine--pyruvate transaminase, producing MNPALTQFGERMSRLTGVRAIMKDIIETLRSGKGKDFINLSAGNPVILPEVEQLWRDCTEQLLSSPEYGEVVCRYGSSQGYQPFIDVIVEDFNSRYGLNLTDRNVLITPGSQSIYFYAANAFGGYTTEGKLKKVVLPLSPDYTGYGGVSLIPEAVFSYQPALDIDEANHYFKYRPDFSQLTIDETTGCVVFSRPCNPSGNVLTEEEVKKIAALAAPFEVPVFIDSAYAPPFPALNFTEMKPVFGENIIHCISLSKAGLPGERLGIAIGDESTIQVLEAFQTNMCIHSPRYGQAIAARAIGSGALSEIATEVIRPYYQQKFTVVETALNQAMPNNLPWFLHRGEGAIFAWMWFKDLPMTDWELYQQLKEVGLIVVPGSSFFPGLQGEWSHKNQCLRISLTATDEEITEGMKRLATVVEQVYKHSIVGV from the coding sequence ATGAATCCTGCATTGACACAATTTGGTGAACGGATGTCTCGTTTAACCGGGGTTCGTGCCATTATGAAAGATATTATTGAAACGTTAAGATCAGGAAAAGGTAAAGATTTTATTAATTTAAGTGCGGGAAATCCGGTAATTTTGCCAGAAGTTGAACAACTTTGGCGAGATTGTACGGAACAATTGCTATCGAGTCCAGAATATGGAGAAGTGGTTTGTCGGTATGGTTCGAGTCAGGGATATCAACCTTTTATTGATGTTATTGTTGAGGATTTTAACTCTCGTTATGGGTTAAATTTAACGGATCGTAATGTATTAATTACACCGGGGAGTCAGTCGATTTATTTCTATGCTGCTAATGCCTTTGGGGGATATACCACCGAAGGTAAATTGAAAAAAGTTGTTTTACCTTTAAGTCCTGATTATACCGGATATGGAGGTGTGAGTTTAATTCCTGAAGCAGTTTTTTCCTATCAACCTGCCTTAGATATTGATGAAGCTAATCATTATTTTAAATATCGTCCTGATTTTAGTCAATTAACGATTGATGAAACGACTGGCTGTGTTGTTTTCTCCCGTCCCTGTAATCCCAGTGGTAATGTTTTAACGGAAGAAGAAGTCAAAAAAATTGCAGCATTAGCGGCACCTTTTGAGGTTCCAGTGTTTATTGATTCGGCCTATGCTCCCCCCTTTCCGGCGTTGAATTTTACGGAAATGAAACCCGTTTTTGGAGAGAATATTATTCATTGTATTAGTTTATCAAAAGCCGGTTTACCAGGGGAACGATTAGGAATTGCCATCGGGGATGAAAGCACAATTCAGGTATTAGAAGCGTTTCAAACTAATATGTGTATTCATTCCCCTCGTTATGGACAAGCCATTGCCGCTCGCGCCATTGGGTCTGGAGCATTATCAGAAATTGCTACTGAGGTGATTCGTCCTTATTATCAGCAGAAATTCACCGTTGTTGAAACGGCATTAAATCAAGCCATGCCTAACAATTTACCTTGGTTTTTACATCGAGGTGAAGGCGCAATTTTTGCCTGGATGTGGTTTAAAGATTTACCGATGACGGATTGGGAACTTTATCAACAGTTAAAAGAAGTCGGTTTAATTGTAGTTCCTGGTAGTTCATTTTTCCCCGGTTTACAAGGAGAATGGAGCCATAAAAATCAATGTCTTCGCATTAGTTTAACGGCAACGGATGAAGAGATTACCGAAGGTATGAAGCGGTTAGCAACAGTGGTTGAACAGGTTTATAAACATTCTATTGTTGGTGTTTAG